In the genome of Marispirochaeta aestuarii, one region contains:
- a CDS encoding thioredoxin family protein, which yields MIIQVLGAGCPKCRMLEEQARLALADANIDAEIVKVTDIDTIMEMGVMMTPALAIDGKVVSSGKVLKKDQIIPMLQEAE from the coding sequence ATGATCATTCAGGTCCTGGGCGCCGGCTGCCCGAAATGCAGAATGCTTGAAGAACAGGCGCGTCTGGCGCTTGCGGATGCGAATATCGATGCAGAGATCGTCAAGGTCACCGACATCGATACAATAATGGAGATGGGGGTAATGATGACTCCCGCCCTGGCAATAGACGGGAAGGTCGTGAGTTCCGGCAAGGTCCTGAAAAAGGATCAGATCATCCCCATGCTGCAGGAAGCTGAATAA
- a CDS encoding ArsR/SmtB family transcription factor, whose protein sequence is MYCTNPEEAGGQPNMQRISELAGVLKALGHPSRLLIVEALGREPHCVCELTAMIGADTSTVSKHLSLLKNAGVVRDEKRGNQVFYSLTCRCVIEAVSHLLPLMEQKLQHYSEVMETSRT, encoded by the coding sequence ATGTATTGTACAAATCCGGAAGAGGCCGGCGGGCAGCCGAACATGCAGCGGATATCAGAACTCGCCGGGGTATTAAAGGCCCTGGGGCATCCGTCGAGATTGCTGATCGTTGAAGCCCTGGGAAGAGAACCCCATTGTGTCTGCGAGCTCACAGCCATGATAGGCGCCGATACCTCCACCGTATCCAAGCACCTGTCCCTGTTGAAGAATGCCGGGGTTGTCCGGGATGAAAAACGGGGAAACCAGGTATTCTATTCCCTTACCTGCCGGTGCGTGATTGAAGCGGTAAGCCATCTTCTTCCACTCATGGAGCAGAAGCTCCAGCATTACAGCGAGGTAATGGAAACATCCCGTACCTGA
- a CDS encoding cytochrome c biogenesis CcdA family protein → MFTALLIILHCSGSTLLGEEGSPVVFDYYGEIGCTHCDLFAEKVLPQAEEEAGIRASANYYDILSRSGYERCEQELSRRGYEFTVFPVLVIGNNVYQGNSAVEENLPEELIHFAEHGEYRPRVPEKGTANKSSPVSLAVVPVFLAGLIDGVNPCAFVTMLFFISWITLRGGGRRRILLSGGAFISGVFIAYLGIGFGLLAFLRSASAMDLLRLAVRYLFAGMALLLALLSFKDALRAGSGQAGTMLLQLPKGLKRRIHGVIRRNPSGKGTPVVPLLIAFVVSGFIVALLELACTGQIYLPTIAYMLQSGAGKGAGIQIFWLFVYNLAFILPLTGILVLALAGVEQQFIRDWFSRHIPAGKTAMGLLFLLLAVLIWFGGV, encoded by the coding sequence TTGTTTACTGCATTGCTCATTATTCTCCACTGCTCCGGCTCCACCCTTCTGGGTGAAGAGGGGAGTCCCGTCGTCTTTGATTACTACGGCGAAATCGGCTGTACCCACTGTGATCTGTTTGCAGAAAAGGTACTTCCCCAGGCGGAGGAGGAGGCCGGCATCAGGGCCTCGGCCAACTACTACGATATTCTGTCCCGGTCAGGATATGAACGCTGCGAACAGGAGCTTTCCCGGCGGGGCTATGAATTTACTGTTTTCCCGGTTCTCGTTATCGGCAATAACGTCTACCAGGGAAACAGTGCCGTGGAAGAGAACCTTCCGGAAGAATTAATCCATTTTGCAGAGCATGGGGAATACCGCCCCCGGGTCCCGGAAAAAGGGACGGCGAATAAGAGCTCTCCGGTAAGCCTTGCTGTGGTGCCTGTGTTTCTCGCCGGCCTCATCGATGGTGTTAATCCCTGCGCTTTTGTGACGATGCTCTTTTTTATTTCCTGGATTACCTTAAGGGGAGGCGGACGTCGGCGTATTCTCTTATCCGGCGGCGCTTTTATCTCGGGCGTTTTTATTGCCTACCTGGGGATCGGCTTCGGGCTGCTGGCTTTTCTACGCAGCGCCTCTGCCATGGATCTTTTGCGTCTGGCAGTTCGGTATCTGTTTGCTGGTATGGCCCTGCTGCTGGCGCTGCTTTCCTTCAAGGATGCTCTCCGGGCAGGCAGTGGGCAGGCCGGTACCATGCTCCTTCAATTGCCGAAAGGACTGAAGAGGCGAATCCATGGGGTGATTCGAAGGAACCCTTCGGGAAAGGGCACTCCGGTTGTCCCGCTGCTTATCGCATTTGTTGTTTCCGGATTTATTGTCGCCCTGCTTGAGCTCGCCTGCACGGGACAGATCTACCTTCCCACCATCGCGTACATGCTTCAATCCGGGGCAGGGAAAGGGGCGGGTATACAGATATTCTGGCTTTTTGTATATAACCTGGCTTTTATTCTGCCCCTTACCGGGATTCTCGTCCTTGCCCTTGCGGGGGTGGAGCAGCAGTTTATCAGGGACTGGTTCAGCAGGCATATTCCCGCAGGTAAGACTGCCATGGGACTGCTCTTCCTTCTGCTTGCGGTTCTGATCTGGTTCGGCGGAGTATAG
- a CDS encoding DUF1349 domain-containing protein has product MNNYPPVDTDLLSAQPEIPGFEWFNPPAEWVIEKGSMIITSEPETDFFRSPRGVQPKDNAHFLFYPVSGDFSVKTHLKADLKAFGDAGGLTIRLSAERWAKLCIERSPAGEINIVSVVTDGYSDDANNELLTQPEAFLRITRRGGLVGFHYSLDGKIWRFARNFRFPVPDGEALLTGIHVQSPYSDGCSAGFRELVFSKDTVENFKSGE; this is encoded by the coding sequence ATGAACAACTATCCTCCTGTCGATACCGATCTTCTTTCAGCACAGCCTGAAATCCCTGGTTTCGAATGGTTTAATCCTCCGGCGGAATGGGTGATCGAAAAAGGATCGATGATTATTACCTCTGAACCGGAAACCGATTTTTTCCGTTCCCCCCGGGGAGTCCAGCCGAAGGACAATGCCCACTTCCTGTTTTATCCGGTTTCTGGTGACTTCTCCGTTAAAACGCACCTGAAGGCTGATCTCAAGGCATTCGGTGATGCCGGCGGGCTGACCATTCGTCTGTCAGCGGAAAGATGGGCAAAACTCTGCATAGAGAGAAGCCCCGCGGGAGAAATCAACATTGTCAGCGTCGTGACCGACGGCTACTCGGATGATGCCAACAACGAGCTGCTCACCCAGCCGGAAGCCTTTTTACGGATCACCCGGCGGGGGGGCCTGGTGGGATTTCATTACAGTCTGGATGGAAAGATCTGGCGTTTTGCACGAAACTTCCGTTTTCCTGTTCCCGACGGAGAGGCTCTTCTTACAGGAATTCATGTTCAGTCTCCCTACAGCGATGGCTGCAGTGCGGGATTCAGAGAATTAGTCTTTTCCAAGGATACCGTTGAAAATTTCAAATCGGGAGAATAA